In bacterium, a single genomic region encodes these proteins:
- a CDS encoding M48 family metalloprotease: protein MSISLQLPDGTVTTERVPALIGRALEADIKVPEWHNSVSRNHARIYVSAGRYYIEDLGSSNGTKVDGIRITGPTPLTPSCRLSLGEVEAFLTLAAVQSPAPGTAGLVTVVMTNPPVPPSPAPHPAEAPAYQPPAQQYSPPAQNPIPPSPAPAFSPRHVDTVGAVKAGAFRHPGEVPALILAVSIVLGVLFVAVPIFVIGGLISGGIGFILDIILGIPLILLWTVGLVLVLAWERRKLETKYPCVTASNYPDVYAAAQSCAHVFGMTAPHIYIATDQGTRNAFATGVIRPIVVIHQGLIGALTPPQLAFVIGHEFGHIKASHLTLTTILRSPFLHQFIGLLVWWPCLITLHLALLLWDRVGEHTADRAGLLACGNLGAAVGALTAVEYGPAEAARLNLAAFVADASRNTFEGIEAVTSTHPSLRRRVNDLVRFVRSGRVRTSG from the coding sequence GTGAGTATCTCCCTGCAATTGCCGGATGGAACCGTCACGACGGAGCGTGTGCCTGCGCTCATCGGTCGGGCTCTGGAGGCCGACATCAAGGTTCCGGAGTGGCACAACTCTGTATCGCGGAACCATGCACGCATCTACGTCTCCGCGGGTCGCTACTACATTGAGGACCTCGGCAGCTCCAATGGCACGAAGGTTGACGGGATACGAATCACCGGCCCCACGCCATTGACCCCAAGCTGTCGTCTGAGTCTCGGGGAAGTGGAGGCCTTCCTGACACTAGCTGCCGTGCAGTCGCCTGCACCCGGCACGGCCGGCCTGGTCACGGTCGTCATGACCAATCCTCCGGTGCCCCCTTCGCCAGCACCGCACCCAGCGGAGGCACCCGCATACCAGCCGCCTGCACAGCAGTACTCCCCACCCGCGCAGAACCCGATCCCGCCGTCGCCTGCTCCAGCATTCTCGCCCAGGCATGTCGATACGGTGGGCGCTGTGAAGGCTGGGGCCTTTCGCCACCCCGGCGAGGTGCCGGCTCTGATTCTGGCGGTCAGCATAGTCCTGGGCGTGTTGTTCGTCGCCGTTCCCATCTTCGTCATTGGGGGGCTGATAAGTGGCGGAATCGGCTTCATTCTTGATATCATCCTTGGGATACCCCTCATACTACTGTGGACCGTGGGCCTTGTCCTCGTCCTCGCATGGGAGCGTCGGAAGTTGGAAACGAAATACCCTTGTGTGACTGCGTCCAACTACCCCGACGTCTATGCTGCTGCGCAGTCCTGCGCTCATGTCTTTGGCATGACTGCGCCTCACATCTACATCGCCACCGACCAAGGTACCAGGAACGCCTTCGCTACGGGGGTCATCCGGCCCATTGTGGTCATCCATCAAGGGCTCATTGGCGCACTGACCCCGCCACAGCTGGCCTTTGTGATCGGCCACGAGTTTGGTCATATCAAGGCTTCGCATCTTACACTGACGACCATTCTGCGCAGCCCCTTCTTGCACCAGTTCATTGGCTTACTCGTATGGTGGCCGTGCCTGATCACTCTTCACTTGGCGCTTCTGCTCTGGGATCGGGTAGGCGAACACACGGCAGATCGGGCCGGACTGCTGGCCTGCGGCAATCTCGGTGCTGCGGTGGGAGCCCTAACGGCCGTAGAATACGGGCCGGCGGAGGCAGCGAGGCTCAATCTGGCGGCGTTCGTCGCCGATGCCTCGCGGAATACATTCGAGGGCATCGAGGCTGTTACGTCCACCCACCCGAGCCTAAGACGCCGGGTAAACGATCTTGTGCGTTTCGTCCGGTCCGGGCGAGTCCGTACTTCGGGATAG
- a CDS encoding C40 family peptidase, which produces MPRTPILPSAPRPPTPLQTPAETHAPAKGPVLPSTLHCQRSYADLRRNATAESERVTQVLYGQTVRVQERVGEWLRVEVVEQGDYAGWVRAESVGAPSPQYSRAPHGCIYIPRATVGEAPDGGRATRGWPKWLPGGSSVGVGKTQGQWTEIISVSGAEGWLESSAVHVADQASGPALGAADVLAAAEAYAGTPYLWGGMTRDGMDCSGLIWTAFAQCGIVVPRDSKDQAMAGQAVDRAELQPGDCVFFSANGETATHVGIYRGHGMFLHSCPPKGVSTAALAQPHYSEQYLQAVRLADVSRW; this is translated from the coding sequence ATGCCCCGGACTCCCATACTCCCGTCCGCACCGCGTCCCCCGACCCCACTGCAGACACCGGCAGAGACGCATGCCCCGGCTAAGGGTCCTGTTCTGCCAAGCACTCTGCACTGCCAGCGCAGCTATGCGGACCTCCGGCGAAACGCAACCGCGGAATCTGAGCGTGTCACCCAAGTCCTTTACGGCCAGACAGTGCGTGTGCAAGAGCGAGTTGGTGAGTGGCTGCGCGTCGAGGTGGTTGAGCAAGGAGACTACGCGGGCTGGGTTCGCGCAGAAAGTGTGGGGGCCCCATCACCTCAGTACTCCAGGGCCCCACACGGCTGCATCTACATCCCGAGGGCTACGGTAGGTGAGGCCCCAGACGGAGGGAGAGCGACGCGGGGATGGCCCAAGTGGCTTCCTGGCGGGAGCAGTGTTGGCGTTGGTAAGACACAGGGCCAGTGGACGGAGATCATCTCCGTCAGCGGGGCGGAAGGCTGGCTAGAGAGTAGCGCGGTCCACGTTGCGGATCAGGCTTCCGGCCCCGCGCTTGGCGCGGCCGATGTGCTGGCTGCGGCGGAAGCGTATGCCGGGACGCCCTATCTCTGGGGAGGGATGACCCGCGACGGCATGGACTGCTCGGGCCTCATCTGGACTGCATTCGCCCAGTGTGGCATAGTTGTTCCGCGAGACTCAAAGGACCAGGCAATGGCCGGGCAGGCAGTGGATCGCGCCGAACTGCAACCTGGTGATTGCGTCTTCTTCTCCGCCAACGGGGAGACCGCCACGCATGTCGGCATCTACCGGGGACATGGAATGTTCCTCCACTCCTGTCCCCCCAAAGGCGTGTCCACGGCAGCCTTAGCGCAACCACACTACTCAGAGCAGTATCTGCAGGCAGTCAGGCTTGCGGACGTCAGTCGCTGGTAG
- a CDS encoding protein kinase has protein sequence MQGQTIGGFRIIRELGRGGMGIVYEAEQALPRRHVALKVLPPEFAHSPGVAARFEQEANRMAQLDGHPNIATVYAAGEDNGTAYFAMQLLTGGDLEQRLARQGRFDQREAAQIIAKVAEALDHAHRQGIVHRDVKPPNIMFNAQSEPVVTDFGIAQAADQVRMTMTGMSVCTPEYASPEQVRGNPVDGRSDLYSLGVVLYRMVTGRPLFDGGNAITVATKHISEAPQSPVLWFPGLNGQLQHIIAKCLMKEPSARFGTGADLAQALRGIDWAGPAGTTSDWALDWGMPTAPPPHGSVPGPTVDVPKMAPPAQPRKGPAWPYVVGSIGLAGLIVGIVLMGGGPPGCQKTISGATVPSVLGMSFESAKATLWNRGHLDIQLGEDRHDETYPAGAVCSQHPPAGTKVERGDAIRVVVSKGPPPITVPGIIGMSAGRATETLAQMGLQMQVTGNSSDAPYPTGTVCSQSPTTGTQVERGDVIRVVMSKREVDDSALRAAIANWLDAWQRRDIDAYMACYASDCSIKRTGKPSQGWGTLRAKMASKFAENSFIAISSREPSIEMGDNTAEVSAWQEYNSSTWHDSGTKYLTFVLRDGRWLILRENFAMSSGGKGPR, from the coding sequence ATGCAAGGGCAGACGATCGGTGGTTTCCGGATTATCCGTGAGCTGGGTCGTGGGGGGATGGGGATCGTATACGAAGCCGAGCAGGCACTACCACGGCGGCATGTGGCCCTCAAAGTACTTCCTCCTGAGTTCGCTCACTCCCCGGGCGTGGCGGCGCGCTTCGAGCAGGAAGCTAACCGCATGGCCCAGCTCGACGGCCACCCCAACATCGCCACGGTCTATGCCGCCGGGGAGGATAACGGGACCGCCTACTTTGCCATGCAACTCCTCACCGGCGGGGACCTGGAGCAGCGCCTGGCGCGTCAGGGGCGGTTTGACCAGCGTGAGGCAGCCCAGATCATCGCCAAGGTTGCTGAGGCCCTCGATCACGCGCACCGTCAGGGCATCGTGCATCGCGATGTCAAGCCCCCCAACATCATGTTCAACGCCCAGAGCGAGCCGGTGGTCACGGACTTCGGTATCGCCCAGGCTGCCGATCAGGTGCGCATGACGATGACCGGCATGTCGGTGTGCACCCCGGAGTACGCGTCGCCCGAGCAGGTCAGAGGCAACCCGGTAGATGGGCGGTCGGACCTGTATTCGCTGGGCGTAGTGTTATACCGGATGGTGACCGGCCGACCGCTCTTCGACGGCGGCAACGCCATAACGGTGGCGACAAAGCACATCAGCGAAGCGCCCCAGTCGCCCGTCTTGTGGTTTCCGGGGCTCAACGGTCAGTTGCAGCACATCATTGCGAAGTGCCTCATGAAGGAACCCAGCGCGCGGTTTGGCACCGGTGCCGACCTGGCTCAGGCACTCAGGGGAATTGATTGGGCCGGCCCTGCAGGCACCACCTCTGATTGGGCACTCGACTGGGGCATGCCCACTGCACCGCCGCCGCACGGGTCGGTGCCTGGACCCACGGTAGATGTACCGAAGATGGCCCCCCCGGCACAGCCAAGGAAGGGCCCAGCGTGGCCCTACGTGGTGGGTAGTATTGGCCTCGCGGGCCTGATCGTTGGCATTGTCCTGATGGGTGGCGGACCTCCTGGTTGCCAGAAGACCATCTCCGGAGCAACAGTCCCCAGCGTGCTCGGCATGTCATTCGAGAGTGCTAAAGCCACGCTCTGGAACAGAGGTCATCTGGACATACAGCTTGGGGAAGACCGGCATGACGAAACCTACCCGGCTGGGGCAGTCTGTAGCCAGCACCCGCCGGCCGGGACCAAGGTGGAGCGCGGAGATGCCATTCGTGTTGTCGTCAGCAAGGGTCCACCCCCCATTACCGTGCCAGGCATCATTGGCATGTCCGCCGGGAGAGCCACCGAGACGCTGGCTCAGATGGGGCTGCAGATGCAGGTGACTGGCAACTCGAGTGACGCCCCCTACCCGACCGGGACAGTGTGCAGCCAGTCCCCAACGACTGGCACGCAGGTCGAGCGCGGTGATGTCATCCGCGTCGTCATGAGCAAGCGAGAAGTTGATGACAGCGCTCTACGCGCCGCCATCGCCAACTGGCTGGATGCATGGCAGAGGCGCGACATTGACGCCTATATGGCCTGCTATGCGAGTGACTGCTCAATAAAGCGAACGGGGAAGCCTTCCCAGGGCTGGGGCACACTTCGTGCCAAGATGGCGAGCAAGTTCGCGGAGAACAGCTTCATCGCCATTTCGTCCAGGGAACCGAGCATCGAGATGGGTGACAACACTGCCGAGGTCAGTGCTTGGCAGGAGTACAATAGCTCCACTTGGCACGATTCCGGCACCAAGTACCTCACGTTCGTCTTGCGCGATGGTCGCTGGCTGATCCTGCGCGAGAACTTTGCCATGTCCTCCGGAGGAAAGGGACCAAGATGA
- a CDS encoding protein kinase: MTGQTIGDFRIIRELGRGGMGIVYEAEQALPRRRVALKVLPPELVHNSGVAARFREEANRMAQLDGHPNVATVYAAGEENDTAYFAMQLLTGGDLEQRLHREGRLDQKETAEIAAKVADALDHAHRQGVVHRDIKPANIMFDYRGEPVVTDFGIAKAADEIRMTLTGMSVCTPQYASPEQVKGNPIDGRSDLYALGVVLYQMVCGRPLFDCANPMSWALKHISEVPQPPSMWRPDLNGQLQTIVMKCLQKDPSERFANGADLAQALRGIDWSVVAPSPALSPVPPQPDPTVLVRPPEVTVGAHRAPRWPYAIAFMGIVGLILGAYLVGQAGREAPPPPKEGGAEAGQPTPNPLPTPSNPVRDAGLAIDAAYAQLGRQTLSHQESNRPWKEYRARHGNSSTSWHNFLTANADSLIRNDQQLGEQWAALANTLRQIQVPAGAPESFETMRQKMLSGAEAASARTRYSEQLMREELSGADPSWGKTTPYGQARSRMIEYIGDGGAVGGSAGRYYQLYFSPDLEKVR, from the coding sequence ATGACAGGACAGACTATTGGCGATTTCCGGATCATCCGCGAGTTGGGAAGAGGCGGGATGGGCATCGTCTACGAGGCTGAGCAGGCCCTGCCACGCCGCCGTGTGGCGCTGAAGGTGCTCCCCCCCGAACTGGTTCACAATTCTGGCGTCGCCGCGCGGTTCCGCGAAGAAGCTAATCGCATGGCGCAGTTGGATGGGCACCCCAATGTCGCTACCGTGTACGCCGCAGGAGAGGAAAACGACACTGCCTACTTCGCCATGCAGTTGCTGACCGGGGGCGACCTGGAACAAAGGCTGCATCGCGAGGGCCGGCTGGACCAGAAGGAGACTGCAGAGATCGCGGCCAAGGTGGCCGATGCGCTTGACCATGCACATCGTCAGGGCGTCGTTCATCGCGACATCAAACCAGCCAACATCATGTTTGACTACAGAGGCGAGCCGGTTGTCACCGATTTCGGTATCGCCAAGGCAGCCGACGAGATCCGGATGACGCTGACCGGCATGTCGGTGTGTACCCCGCAGTACGCGTCACCTGAGCAGGTGAAGGGCAACCCGATTGACGGGCGTTCCGACCTCTACGCGCTCGGTGTAGTCCTTTACCAGATGGTGTGCGGGCGGCCGTTGTTTGACTGCGCCAACCCAATGTCGTGGGCGCTGAAGCACATCAGCGAAGTGCCACAACCTCCGAGCATGTGGCGTCCTGACCTCAACGGGCAGTTGCAGACCATCGTCATGAAATGCTTGCAGAAGGACCCCAGCGAGCGCTTCGCCAACGGCGCCGATCTGGCACAGGCCCTACGAGGGATCGACTGGTCGGTAGTTGCTCCGTCGCCGGCTCTCTCGCCCGTCCCCCCGCAGCCGGACCCGACGGTACTGGTGAGACCGCCCGAAGTCACAGTGGGCGCGCACCGGGCACCAAGGTGGCCCTACGCTATCGCCTTCATGGGGATAGTTGGCTTGATCCTGGGGGCCTATCTGGTCGGGCAGGCGGGTCGCGAGGCGCCTCCACCCCCCAAAGAAGGTGGAGCCGAAGCCGGCCAGCCTACGCCGAACCCTCTGCCCACTCCGAGCAATCCGGTCCGCGATGCCGGCCTCGCCATCGACGCCGCCTATGCGCAATTGGGCCGCCAGACGCTCTCGCATCAGGAGAGCAACCGGCCGTGGAAGGAGTATAGGGCTCGCCACGGCAACAGCAGCACGAGTTGGCACAACTTCCTCACGGCCAATGCGGATTCACTCATCCGGAACGATCAGCAGCTTGGCGAGCAATGGGCGGCTCTGGCCAATACGTTGCGGCAGATCCAGGTGCCAGCAGGAGCTCCAGAGAGCTTCGAGACAATGCGTCAGAAGATGCTGTCCGGCGCGGAGGCGGCCAGCGCGCGAACGCGCTATTCCGAGCAGCTCATGCGAGAGGAACTGAGTGGGGCTGACCCGAGTTGGGGCAAGACCACGCCCTACGGTCAGGCGCGGAGCCGAATGATCGAGTACATTGGGGATGGCGGAGCGGTCGGCGGGAGTGCCGGTCGGTACTACCAGTTGTACTTCAGTCCTGATCTTGAGAAGGTGCGATAG